The segment TTAGAGGTTCCGCTTGGCGGGCCGCCTGCGCGCGCTTTACGCCCAATGAATCCGGATAACGCTCGCCCCCTACGTATTACCGCGGCTGCTGGCACGTAGTTAGCCGGGGCTTCTTCTGCAGGTACCGTCACGATCTTCCCTGCTGAAAGCGGTTTACAACCCGAAGGCCGTCGTCCCGCACGCGGCGTTGCTGCGTCAGGGTTGCCCCCATTGCGCAATATTCCCCACTGCTGCCTCCCGTAGGAGTCTGGGCCGTATCTCAGTCCCAATGTGGCCGGTCGGTCTCTCAACCCGGCTACCCATCGTCGGCACGGTGGGCCGTTGCCCCGCCGTCTACCTAATGGGCCGCGACCCCATCCCCCGCCGCCTGGGCTTCGCCCGGGCCCCCATGCGGGGCCCCGGGATCGTCCGGTATTAGCCGGGGTTTCCCCCGGTTGTCCCGGTGCGGAGGGCAGGTTGGTCACGTGTTACTCACCCGTTCGCCACTCTATTCACGGCCGGAGCCGTCTTAACCGTTCGACTTGCATGTGTTAGGCACGCCGCCAGCGTTCATCCTGAGCCAGGATCGAACTCTCCGTTCGAAGTAAGCTCTAAACTAAAGTAACCGCCCCTCCCCCTGCGGGGGACGGGCTGACGTGGTCCGTCTGATCCATCGGAATCTTTCTCGATTCGATCTTTCCGTATCCAGTATCCGGTTCTCAAGGTTCCGGCCGGGGCCTCCCGGCCCTGGCCCGCCTCCCGCTCCCGCGTTCGGCGCGGGGAGTGATTCTAGGGCATCCGGCGCGAGCCGTCAACCCCTCTCTTCCCCCTCGCCGGGGCCCTGCGGGCCCCCTCTCGGGGCGCGCCCTCCCCGAGCGCGGGTTGCTACTATACGCCCCCCGCCGCCCGGGCGCAACGGGGTCCCGGCGTTTGTGGAGGCTTCTCCACAAACGGGGGGAGGGAGGGGCGAGTCGAGCGAGCCTTGCCCCCGCGCTCATTCCTCCCCCTCTATATATAGGAGGATTCGAAGCCTTCGATTTATGTTACATTTTCCCCAGGAAAAGAAGGGTATGTTATGTCACTGGACCACACGTTCATCGATATCCCGCCGTACGCCCAAACCGCCTTCGAAATTCTGGAATCCGCGGGATTCGAGGCGTGGATCGTCGGCGGGTTCATCCGCGACACGCTCATGGGCCGCTCGGACAACGCGCGCGACATCGACATGGCGACGTCTGCGACATGGAGGGAAACCAAGCGGGCCTTCGTGGAAGCCGGCTTCTCGGCTCATGAGACGGGGACGGACCACGGAACGGTCACGGTGGTCGTCGATGGGCATGCGATAGAGATAACCACCTACCGCATCGACGGCATGTACACCGACTCGCGCCATCCCGACACGGTATCGCTCGCCTCCACGATCGAAGATGACCTCGCGCGAAGGGATTTCACCGTCAACGCGCTCGCCTACCATCCGCGGCGGGGGCTGATCGACCCTTACGGGGGTTTCTCCGATATCGAGGACGGGATCCTCAGAACGGTCGGCGAGCCCCTGCGCCGGTTCGGCGAGGACTCCCTGCGCATCCTGCGCGGGTGCCGGTTCGCCTCGCAGCTCGGATTCGATTTCGACCCCGTCACGTTCGAGGCCATGTGCGCCGCGAAGTCGAAAACGCTTTCGCTGTCCCGCGAGCGCGTATCACACGAGATCGATCTATTCATAACCGGCAGCCATGTCCACGATGCGCTGCTCCGCTGCATCGACGTGCTCGCCGCGGTCCTTCCCGAGCTGGTGGCCCTCAAAGGATTCGACCAGAAGTCGGTGTTCCATTGCTACGACGTCTTGGAGCATACCGCCTGGGTCGTCCACAACACCCCCGCCCATCCGCTGGTGAGATGGGCGGCCCTGCTTCACGATATCGGGAAGCCGGCCGCCTGCTACGAATCCGACGGAGCGCGGCATTTCCGCGGGCATCCGGAAATCAGCATCATCATCGGCCGGGGCCTGCTTCAGCGGCTGGGTTACTCCTCGAAGTTCACCGAGCAGGTTCTGAGCCTGGTGAAGCGCCACGACGACCGCATCGCCGCCACGCGCAAAGCCGTGAGGAGCGCCCTGCGCGATCTGGATGGGGATACCGCTCTGTTCATAGCCCTGTGCCAACTGAAAAGAGCCGACGCCATGGCGAAGGCGCCCGAATACCGGATGCGCGCCCAAACCTGCGAGTCCCTGCTCGAGATCCTCAACGAGATCCTGGCGGCCGAGGAACCCTTCACGCGCGAGGGCCTTGCCATCAACGGCAACGACGTCATCGCCCTCGGGGTTGCGCCCGGGCCCGAGGTCGCCTGTGCGCTCGACGCCGCGCTCGACGCCGTGATCGAGGAAGAGGTGGGCAATTCCCTCGACGAGCTGGTGGCTTTCGTGGAGTCCTGGGTAAGCTCGCGGTAGCCCCGCCGCGGCGAGAACATCGCTTCGGATTATTCTGAAAAAGATGCTTGACGTATGCGGCATGAGTGCGTAATATTACAACCCGCGCTTGCAACTTGAGTTTTCTCAAGTGCACATCGAGAAATCGATGGGGTGTCGTCTAATGGCAGGACAGCGGTTTCTGGTGCCGTATGTGAGGGTTCGACTCCTTCCACCCCAGCCATTCTTCGGTAAACAGCGCAAATGCCTCTGTGGCTCCGTCGTCTAGCGGTTTAGGACGCCGCCCTCTCAAGGCGGAGGTCGCCGGTTCGAATCCGGTCGGAGCTACCAGGAACTTCAAGCCAGCCGCTCGTCGGCTGGCTTTTTCTTTTCCCGTGCGGTGTCTCGAACAGAGATCTCAAAACAGGGGCTATAGGCCAAAACGTGTTGGTAAACCAGGCTATCGTCGCAGGTCAGATACTGTGTATGTACCGGCGGCACGTCCACACTATTCCATTATAAGCCCGTCATCCGGGAACGATCCCGCCATCTCGCCGTAGGGCATGGTGGCCTCGGAGTTCATGCAGCACGCCAGACCCGGCCTTTATGTGCCGGTCAGCATGCCCCTGTGGTTGCGGAGGACCTCGCGCATCCGCGCGTTGCTGCTCTCGATCTTGTTGCTGGTGGACGGGACTGGCCCGCTAGCGGCAACGTCGTCTTCCAGGAAGGCGGGCAACGCGCCCTCTCGGCACAGCTTCTCCGGGAAGCACCTGGCCTTCCTGAGCCGCTTGTGCTTGTACTGCTTCCCGCCGCCGACGATGGTCCGCCCCTTGAAAAACTCGCCCCACCCGGCGCACCAGTCGTTGAGCGACACGAGCAAGCGGGCGGCCCCGTCCTGGTCGGCGACGCGCGGCGGGTCCTTCGCGATTCCGTAGAACTCGATCCCGGACTGCAGCTTCGGGCGCGTCGTCGTGCATCGCCTCACCTGCTCGAAGGCGTGGAGGGCGCATCTCTGGACGCGCGTGCCGGGCCAATACGCGCGCCTCGCCTTCTCGATACCGCCGCTCCCGTCGCACACGAGCACGTCGGGCGGAGCGATGCGCGACATCAGGCAGTCCCGGTCCCTGGAGTTCTCGGAGCGTGCGAGGCGGCAGCCGACCGCGAAGTCG is part of the Berryella intestinalis genome and harbors:
- a CDS encoding CCA tRNA nucleotidyltransferase yields the protein MSLDHTFIDIPPYAQTAFEILESAGFEAWIVGGFIRDTLMGRSDNARDIDMATSATWRETKRAFVEAGFSAHETGTDHGTVTVVVDGHAIEITTYRIDGMYTDSRHPDTVSLASTIEDDLARRDFTVNALAYHPRRGLIDPYGGFSDIEDGILRTVGEPLRRFGEDSLRILRGCRFASQLGFDFDPVTFEAMCAAKSKTLSLSRERVSHEIDLFITGSHVHDALLRCIDVLAAVLPELVALKGFDQKSVFHCYDVLEHTAWVVHNTPAHPLVRWAALLHDIGKPAACYESDGARHFRGHPEISIIIGRGLLQRLGYSSKFTEQVLSLVKRHDDRIAATRKAVRSALRDLDGDTALFIALCQLKRADAMAKAPEYRMRAQTCESLLEILNEILAAEEPFTREGLAINGNDVIALGVAPGPEVACALDAALDAVIEEEVGNSLDELVAFVESWVSSR